A region from the Sporohalobacter salinus genome encodes:
- a CDS encoding ATP-binding cassette domain-containing protein — protein sequence MSLLQLRKATKIYPEQVIFKDISLQIQADDCIGLIGDNGTGKSTLIKILREEEYLDDGEMLTSNNLDIGHLSQNYDLKMDSTLYQEMLSIYQELFQLEERLRKLEAEMSQVSGEKLNKIMERYSKLRQKYEDSGGYRYESEIKGVLRGLGFTEDEFSEKLTNFSGGEKTRAGLAKLLLSQPELLFLDEPTNHLDLQAKEWLEDYLVDYDGAVVIISHDRYFLDQVVDRIWELEKGRLEKYSGDYSFYLEEKEHRLLTWQREYEKQQKKIKKMKAYIRKNKAGVDSKQARGRQKKLNRMEKIPAPPTLDTPKIDFKLDTVSGNDVLTVDGLSKSYDQELILEDINFKLYRGEKVALVGPNGCGKSTLFQLLSGQEEVDTGEIKLGTRVNIGYYDQEHSNLTLDYNLIEELQKVKDIAKSYARDVLARFLFKGDDVFKKISTLSGGEKARLSLAKLAIQDYNLLLLDEPTNHLDIKSKEILEEALQNYSGTILVISHDRYFLDKLVDKVFAIDGNELVEYRGNYTDYRNEYEKELAAEKKAKRKEREAETVEKGKIRNESKKRKSEIDLNELEAEIIELEDRLEELETAFNSQDLYNDKEELTDLTDEYETIKDKLEEYYDLWEEAI from the coding sequence GTGTCACTTTTACAATTGCGAAAAGCAACGAAAATATATCCAGAACAGGTTATTTTTAAAGATATTTCACTTCAGATTCAAGCCGATGATTGTATTGGCTTGATTGGAGATAATGGTACAGGAAAGTCAACATTAATTAAGATCTTAAGAGAAGAAGAATATCTTGACGATGGTGAAATGTTAACCAGTAATAACTTAGATATTGGTCATCTATCTCAAAACTATGATCTTAAAATGGATTCTACACTTTATCAAGAAATGTTAAGCATTTATCAGGAATTATTTCAGCTTGAAGAAAGGTTAAGAAAGCTGGAAGCTGAAATGAGTCAAGTAAGCGGCGAGAAGTTGAATAAAATAATGGAGCGTTACAGTAAACTTCGGCAAAAATATGAGGACAGCGGTGGTTATCGTTATGAAAGTGAAATTAAAGGGGTTTTACGAGGACTGGGATTTACAGAGGATGAATTTTCTGAGAAATTAACTAATTTTAGTGGTGGTGAAAAGACAAGAGCTGGATTGGCTAAATTACTGCTTAGTCAGCCGGAATTATTATTTTTAGATGAGCCAACAAATCACCTGGATCTTCAGGCTAAAGAGTGGCTAGAAGATTATTTAGTTGATTATGATGGAGCGGTAGTAATTATTTCTCATGATCGTTACTTTTTAGATCAAGTTGTTGACCGAATTTGGGAGTTAGAAAAAGGAAGGTTAGAAAAATACAGTGGGGATTACTCTTTTTATTTAGAAGAAAAAGAACATCGCTTATTAACTTGGCAGCGAGAATATGAAAAACAACAGAAGAAGATAAAGAAAATGAAAGCCTATATTCGTAAGAATAAAGCTGGTGTTGATTCAAAACAGGCGCGGGGACGTCAAAAAAAATTGAATCGAATGGAAAAGATACCAGCGCCTCCAACATTAGATACTCCTAAGATTGATTTTAAACTTGATACTGTCAGTGGAAATGATGTTCTGACAGTTGATGGGCTCAGTAAGTCCTATGATCAAGAACTTATATTAGAGGATATAAATTTTAAGTTATATAGAGGAGAAAAGGTTGCCTTGGTAGGTCCAAACGGCTGCGGTAAATCGACGCTTTTTCAATTATTATCGGGCCAAGAAGAGGTTGATACAGGAGAGATTAAGCTAGGTACTAGAGTCAATATCGGATATTACGATCAGGAACATTCAAATTTAACCCTTGATTATAACTTAATTGAGGAATTACAGAAAGTTAAGGATATTGCTAAAAGTTATGCTCGCGATGTTCTGGCCCGTTTCTTATTTAAAGGTGATGATGTTTTTAAAAAGATATCTACTTTGAGCGGTGGAGAGAAAGCAAGATTATCATTAGCCAAGTTAGCAATTCAGGATTATAATTTATTGTTATTAGATGAACCGACAAATCATCTCGACATCAAATCTAAAGAAATTTTAGAGGAAGCACTTCAGAATTATTCTGGTACCATTCTAGTTATTTCTCATGATCGCTACTTTTTAGATAAATTAGTTGATAAAGTTTTTGCTATTGATGGTAATGAATTAGTAGAGTATAGAGGAAATTATACTGATTACCGTAATGAATATGAAAAAGAATTAGCAGCTGAGAAAAAAGCTAAACGAAAAGAGCGAGAGGCTGAAACAGTAGAAAAAGGAAAAATAAGAAATGAATCAAAGAAGCGCAAAAGTGAAATAGATCTTAATGAATTAGAAGCAGAAATTATAGAGTTAGAAGATAGACTTGAAGAGTTAGAAACTGCATTTAATAGCCAGGATTTATATAATGATAAAGAAGAATTAACCGATTTAACAGATGAGTACGAAACAATAAAAGATAAGTTAGAAGAATATTATGATTTATGGGAAGAAGCTATTTAG
- the mutM gene encoding bifunctional DNA-formamidopyrimidine glycosylase/DNA-(apurinic or apyrimidinic site) lyase produces the protein MPELPEVQTVVDTLKETVLNKEIIDIEVKNEKLIADLKVEEFIDILVGSRIENIRRRGKYIIIELDTDYYLVTHLRMTGRFVYCKKQDEDDKYDYIFFKFRGDDELRLGSKRKFTRTYLVDDLSEAGSLTKLGPEPLSDKFTLDRFKEIISTRRGKIKPLLLNQKFLAGLGNIYVDEALFISQIHPLRKADTLTEQEIENLYHAIRQVLTEGIKHRGTTKWDYVDASGQAGSYQNYLRVYDRKGEECNRCAAALEKIKVGGRSSYFCPQCQKQEE, from the coding sequence ATGCCTGAATTACCTGAAGTTCAGACTGTAGTTGATACGCTTAAAGAAACAGTTTTAAATAAAGAAATTATAGATATAGAAGTAAAGAATGAAAAATTAATAGCTGATTTGAAAGTAGAAGAATTTATAGATATTTTAGTTGGCAGTAGAATAGAAAATATAAGAAGGCGCGGAAAATATATAATCATAGAGCTAGATACAGATTATTATTTAGTTACTCATCTAAGAATGACAGGTCGCTTTGTTTATTGCAAAAAACAGGATGAAGATGATAAGTATGACTATATCTTTTTCAAGTTTAGAGGGGATGATGAACTTCGCTTAGGAAGTAAGAGGAAGTTCACTCGTACTTATTTAGTAGATGACCTTAGTGAAGCTGGAAGTTTAACTAAATTAGGACCAGAACCATTATCTGATAAGTTTACACTTGATAGATTTAAGGAGATAATATCTACACGACGCGGTAAAATTAAGCCCTTATTGTTAAATCAGAAGTTTTTAGCTGGATTAGGGAATATCTATGTTGATGAAGCTTTATTTATATCGCAAATTCATCCCTTGCGCAAAGCTGATACTTTAACAGAACAAGAAATTGAAAATTTATATCATGCAATTAGACAGGTGCTAACAGAAGGAATTAAGCACCGCGGAACAACAAAATGGGATTATGTTGATGCTAGCGGTCAAGCTGGAAGCTATCAGAATTATTTACGTGTTTATGATCGAAAAGGAGAAGAATGTAATAGATGTGCAGCAGCATTAGAGAAAATTAAAGTAGGGGGACGTAGTTCTTATTTCTGTCCTCAATGTCAAAAGCAGGAGGAATAA
- a CDS encoding ABC transporter ATP-binding protein has product MGLLKLKGVKKIYRQGKVKVYALCGVDLTIEEGGFVSIAGPSGSGKTTLLNLIGCLDTPSEGKITFGGEEISELSKDELAMLRRHNFGFIFQDFNLIPVLTAYENVEFALKLINDIEKINIEQQVMEILTAVGLGDLADRRPTELSGGQKQRVSIARALVKKPKLVLADEPTANLDSKTSQDVLKVMVEMNKKLDTTFIFSTHDPLVMDYAQRLIKLRDGQIVSDEIIN; this is encoded by the coding sequence ATGGGATTGTTAAAATTAAAAGGGGTGAAGAAGATTTACCGTCAGGGTAAAGTTAAAGTATACGCCTTATGCGGGGTGGATTTAACGATTGAAGAAGGTGGATTTGTTTCAATTGCTGGGCCATCTGGTTCAGGCAAAACTACATTACTGAATTTAATCGGCTGTTTAGATACTCCTAGTGAGGGTAAAATTACTTTTGGCGGTGAAGAGATTAGTGAATTATCCAAAGATGAGCTAGCAATGTTGCGGCGTCATAATTTTGGTTTTATCTTTCAGGACTTTAATTTGATTCCTGTCTTAACAGCTTATGAAAATGTTGAGTTTGCTCTTAAATTAATTAACGATATAGAAAAAATAAATATTGAACAACAGGTAATGGAGATTCTTACAGCAGTTGGTTTAGGAGATTTGGCCGATAGGCGACCAACTGAATTATCCGGAGGTCAAAAGCAGCGGGTATCCATTGCCCGGGCATTAGTTAAGAAACCTAAATTGGTATTGGCTGATGAACCGACGGCTAATTTGGATTCGAAAACCAGTCAAGATGTTTTAAAAGTTATGGTAGAAATGAATAAGAAGCTAGATACTACTTTTATTTTTTCTACTCATGACCCGTTAGTCATGGATTATGCCCAGCGTTTAATTAAGTTAAGAGATGGGCAGATTGTTAGTGATGAAATAATTAATTAA